The proteins below are encoded in one region of Bremerella sp. P1:
- a CDS encoding tetratricopeptide repeat protein translates to MKFATTLLIAIVLIELVVAGLYFRHQTQTTVPLLPHERLADPSIMPQLEELANAAQDGSADDWSRLGEGLLGKGFYAHAELAFREALRQDPERFDALFGVAFCLDRTGRIQESSVAYGRVVQGAAEAPEQQAMQVYALYAMGRNALRLEDGQQANRLFKQNADYPAAEYQQAKLLLRSGDAEKALPLIRKNLAKIPYSLGFHFLDHRAQQELGNERAAFMAQSMVERSAYLVSLNFSTNYVAPLNDQTGIDTQVANLAEALEEKDWAKAEAICREVNATIDDAPVFVAKPVWDAMLQIGLHDQRPQDVLTLVEELESEGRVDAITLEAAGDAHLLLKNLEPAIERWQRALKLRPSVSLHQKLADHLPDQENFHHSKIAFLRGLEHYRRNRLRSAIPEFERAIELDSNSTMAWYYLGEMYFHLDQSEKAAEAYEQCLRVAPEFQRAADKLAYLNGE, encoded by the coding sequence ATGAAATTTGCCACAACTTTATTGATTGCCATCGTCTTGATCGAACTGGTTGTTGCGGGGCTTTACTTTCGACATCAAACACAAACAACCGTCCCGCTTTTGCCCCACGAAAGGTTGGCTGACCCTTCGATCATGCCGCAACTGGAAGAGCTGGCGAATGCCGCGCAAGATGGCAGCGCAGACGATTGGAGCCGACTCGGTGAAGGATTGCTCGGGAAAGGATTTTACGCGCACGCCGAGTTAGCGTTTCGCGAGGCGCTCCGCCAAGATCCGGAGCGATTTGATGCACTGTTTGGGGTCGCGTTTTGCCTCGATCGAACCGGGCGGATCCAGGAAAGTAGCGTTGCTTATGGTCGGGTTGTACAAGGGGCAGCGGAAGCGCCTGAGCAACAGGCGATGCAGGTTTATGCATTGTACGCTATGGGGCGTAATGCCCTTCGACTGGAAGATGGACAGCAGGCTAATCGTCTTTTCAAGCAAAATGCCGATTATCCTGCGGCCGAGTATCAGCAAGCCAAGTTGTTGCTTCGCTCTGGAGACGCGGAAAAAGCTCTGCCCTTGATTCGGAAAAATCTGGCGAAGATACCCTACTCGCTCGGTTTTCACTTTCTTGATCATCGCGCACAGCAGGAGCTAGGAAATGAGCGTGCTGCATTTATGGCACAGTCAATGGTCGAACGTTCTGCCTATCTTGTTTCGCTCAATTTCAGCACCAACTATGTCGCTCCACTAAACGATCAGACAGGTATTGATACCCAAGTTGCCAATCTGGCAGAGGCCTTGGAAGAAAAGGATTGGGCCAAGGCAGAAGCCATTTGCCGTGAAGTGAACGCTACGATCGATGATGCTCCTGTGTTCGTTGCAAAACCGGTTTGGGATGCCATGCTGCAGATCGGTCTCCATGATCAACGACCTCAAGATGTACTCACGTTGGTCGAAGAGTTGGAGTCGGAAGGAAGAGTCGATGCAATCACGCTGGAAGCCGCCGGCGATGCGCACCTTCTCTTGAAGAACCTAGAGCCGGCGATCGAGCGCTGGCAACGTGCTCTTAAATTGAGACCAAGTGTTTCACTTCATCAGAAATTAGCCGATCATCTTCCGGATCAAGAGAATTTTCATCACAGCAAGATTGCTTTCCTGCGAGGTTTAGAGCACTACCGCAGAAACCGCCTACGTTCGGCGATTCCGGAGTTTGAAAGGGCGATCGAACTGGATTCGAATTCTACGATGGCTTGGTACTATCTCGGCGAAATGTACTTTCATCTGGATCAGTCGGAAAAGGCCGCCGAAGCCTATGAGCAATGCCTTCGGGTGGCGCCGGAATTTCAGAGAGCGGCGGACAAACTCGCTTATCTAAACGGTGAATAG
- a CDS encoding nuclear transport factor 2 family protein: protein MSAIRPPFNQETATAKVRAAEDAWNSRDPVRVSLAYTEDSQWRNRSQFVHGREAIQAFLSDKWDRELEYRLTKSLWSFSEDRIAVRFQYEYHNADGKWFRAYGNELWEFDEQGLMRRREASINDVAIDESQRKFHWPAPGPRPEADSGIASIR, encoded by the coding sequence ATGTCTGCCATACGACCTCCGTTCAATCAAGAAACAGCGACCGCGAAGGTCCGTGCTGCCGAAGATGCCTGGAATAGTCGTGACCCAGTGCGAGTCTCCCTGGCATATACCGAAGATTCTCAGTGGCGAAATCGAAGTCAATTTGTCCACGGACGTGAAGCGATCCAAGCATTTCTGTCCGACAAATGGGACCGCGAACTCGAATATCGCTTGACCAAGTCGCTTTGGTCGTTCAGCGAAGACCGAATCGCAGTGCGCTTTCAGTACGAGTATCACAACGCCGATGGCAAGTGGTTTCGGGCATACGGCAACGAGTTGTGGGAGTTCGACGAACAAGGACTCATGCGTCGCCGGGAGGCAAGTATCAATGACGTCGCCATTGATGAAAGCCAACGCAAGTTTCATTGGCCAGCCCCTGGACCACGGCCGGAAGCCGACAGCGGGATTGCGAGTATTCGATAA
- a CDS encoding carboxymuconolactone decarboxylase family protein: MQRLNSVQPENAEARAKELLDTVQQAFGTVPNAAKVMANSPAVLQSFLGFSTAMGEARIGEKLHNQIKLNTSENNECEYCTSILSAVAPTAGLSAEEVLVGRTGLAEDTRIKAALTFANDVLETRGKVTDDQLASVKSAGFDDGQIVEVVASVVLGCFTNFLNNVADTQLDVPPAEAIEPSAACSSGACSVH; encoded by the coding sequence ATGCAACGTTTGAATTCAGTACAGCCCGAAAACGCCGAAGCCCGCGCGAAAGAACTGCTGGATACCGTCCAGCAGGCATTTGGCACCGTCCCGAATGCGGCCAAGGTAATGGCAAACTCGCCAGCGGTGCTCCAGAGCTTCTTGGGGTTTAGCACGGCTATGGGAGAAGCTCGGATTGGTGAGAAGCTGCATAACCAAATCAAGTTGAACACCAGTGAGAACAACGAGTGCGAGTACTGCACTTCGATTCTCAGTGCCGTAGCACCGACAGCCGGACTGTCGGCCGAGGAAGTCTTGGTCGGTCGAACAGGGCTGGCAGAAGATACCCGCATCAAGGCCGCTTTGACGTTCGCAAACGACGTCTTGGAAACGCGGGGCAAGGTCACCGATGACCAACTGGCATCGGTCAAGTCTGCAGGATTTGATGATGGGCAAATCGTGGAAGTCGTTGCCAGCGTTGTGTTGGGATGCTTTACGAATTTCCTGAACAACGTGGCTGACACTCAACTGGACGTTCCCCCGGCTGAAGCGATCGAGCCGTCGGCCGCCTGCAGCAGTGGTGCCTGTTCAGTTCACTAA
- a CDS encoding TetR/AcrR family transcriptional regulator: MGMGKTNAKSSARQRLLDTAEQLFYAEGVRAVGIDRIIAEADVAKTTLYSHFPSKDDLILAVLEKREADVDNMFDKSIQKSVKNGGTRLEGFFLALKKWFQESKFRGCSFINAAVELADPQHPASQFSSAHKQRFHARIEEIIAEDYSPSLAKVVAPAISLLVEGAIVTAQLEGSPITADTARVATYQMIETVKSEQS; the protein is encoded by the coding sequence ATGGGCATGGGTAAAACAAATGCCAAATCGAGTGCACGGCAGCGGTTGTTAGACACGGCCGAGCAGCTTTTTTATGCCGAAGGGGTACGAGCTGTAGGAATTGACCGCATCATTGCCGAAGCAGATGTGGCCAAGACGACGCTCTACAGCCACTTTCCTTCCAAGGATGACTTGATTCTAGCTGTGCTCGAGAAGCGCGAGGCTGATGTCGACAACATGTTTGACAAGTCGATTCAGAAGAGCGTAAAGAATGGAGGAACCAGGCTCGAGGGCTTTTTCCTGGCCTTGAAGAAGTGGTTCCAGGAGTCAAAGTTCCGTGGTTGTTCGTTTATCAATGCTGCCGTGGAATTAGCGGACCCGCAGCACCCAGCGTCCCAGTTTTCGTCGGCGCATAAACAGCGATTTCATGCCAGGATCGAGGAAATCATTGCCGAAGACTATAGCCCGTCGCTGGCCAAGGTGGTAGCACCGGCAATTTCGCTGCTGGTAGAAGGAGCAATCGTAACCGCCCAGCTCGAAGGTTCGCCCATAACAGCTGATACTGCTAGGGTCGCCACGTATCAGATGATTGAAACCGTAAAATCTGAGCAGTCATGA
- a CDS encoding DUF1592 domain-containing protein, producing MNVSAYLKLLGTCLSVCWISTVSAGDLPVVSIQKESMLLLEKHCADCHAGELAEAGFRVDTLPLSIHDNATAARWQKVLNALNSGEMPPSEQAPIDKAEKADFLEHLANKMVDARRVLADQGGTVTMRRLNRREYGNTLRELLGVEINVNDLPSDTGTGSFDTVGSSLYMSSTQFEQFLFLGREALDEAFEWEVAAGVEKKLRFETEEITAKVAAYIEHQVDAEKRGKAWMKKVDEATADPKNAAIIEEIRAGPLGSHRDILYRNWKKLDGALAPESFGFQTKEDNADKALTASRPFHLPYHRYYMEQPAIDSGAYLAAPSVHPSLLDNATINLLVPFSWPVGNYIVRFQVATTEHATKDRRFIEIGINPRTQQAISVHEVTGTMDNPQVIEVPLTMTRSNKERANRSLFLREKGTRDNWDQATRIAREGREENDGIGRTFALWVDWMEIERIPRDPEEKAPGLAALSQIPLDDKSEAPKPAVLRAALEQFAVEAFRGDQPSPQYIDQLVDIYQAYRELGEKHSDALKDTLAVILASPMFLYHSEPGDESQARPLNDRELANRLAYFLWGAPPDRELIELADEGKLKNEETLAKQATRLLEDPRARDSIDALAYQWLGLERLDFFQVNMDRHPRFDNSTRMEACREIYEMVAYLAATDGKLTDLLQCDYAVINGVLANYYGIDGVHGDDFRPVPLPKDSPRGGLLGMAAVHLMGSNGDTTSPVERGAWVLRKLLHDPPPPAPANVPQLARLAGKPLTTQQRLTAHQEEPQCASCHRKIDPIGFGLENFDAVGAWRVEDSFQARDDNGKPVPDGKIAWRIDPAGKLHRGPSFANFIELRQVIAGREEEFSRGFTEALIQYALGRPVGFSDEQLIEDILQQARSEGYAIRSFVHALVNSKEFQTK from the coding sequence ATGAACGTTTCAGCGTATCTCAAACTCCTCGGCACATGTCTTTCCGTCTGTTGGATCAGCACGGTCTCGGCTGGTGATTTGCCCGTGGTCTCGATCCAGAAGGAGAGCATGCTGCTTCTGGAGAAGCACTGCGCCGATTGCCATGCCGGCGAACTGGCCGAAGCTGGATTTCGCGTCGATACTCTTCCGCTGTCGATCCACGACAACGCCACCGCTGCGCGTTGGCAGAAGGTACTTAATGCGTTGAACTCAGGGGAAATGCCTCCGTCTGAGCAGGCACCTATCGACAAGGCGGAGAAGGCCGATTTTCTAGAGCACCTGGCGAACAAAATGGTCGACGCACGTCGGGTGCTTGCCGATCAAGGTGGCACGGTCACGATGAGGCGATTGAATCGGCGTGAATACGGAAACACGCTTCGCGAGCTGCTTGGCGTTGAGATCAACGTAAACGACCTCCCTTCGGACACCGGGACAGGTTCGTTCGATACCGTCGGTTCAAGCTTGTACATGTCGAGTACTCAGTTCGAGCAATTTCTGTTTCTTGGCCGGGAAGCACTGGACGAAGCATTTGAATGGGAAGTCGCGGCTGGCGTCGAGAAGAAGCTTCGATTTGAAACAGAAGAAATTACCGCCAAAGTCGCCGCGTATATCGAACATCAAGTCGATGCGGAGAAGCGTGGTAAGGCCTGGATGAAGAAAGTCGATGAAGCCACGGCTGATCCAAAAAATGCGGCGATAATCGAAGAGATTCGTGCTGGTCCGCTAGGTAGTCATCGAGACATTCTTTACCGCAATTGGAAGAAGCTGGATGGGGCTCTTGCTCCTGAATCGTTCGGGTTTCAAACCAAGGAGGACAACGCCGACAAGGCTTTGACGGCTTCACGGCCGTTCCATCTTCCCTACCATCGTTACTACATGGAGCAGCCTGCGATTGACTCGGGGGCTTACCTGGCCGCCCCGAGCGTTCATCCTTCGTTACTAGATAACGCCACCATAAATTTGCTGGTTCCCTTCAGTTGGCCTGTTGGAAACTACATCGTGAGATTCCAGGTCGCCACAACGGAACATGCCACAAAGGATCGCAGGTTCATTGAGATCGGGATTAACCCACGAACACAGCAAGCGATCAGCGTTCATGAAGTCACTGGCACGATGGATAATCCGCAGGTCATCGAAGTTCCGCTGACCATGACGCGATCGAACAAGGAGCGCGCTAATCGGTCCTTGTTTCTGCGAGAAAAGGGAACCCGAGATAACTGGGATCAGGCCACACGCATTGCACGTGAGGGACGAGAAGAAAACGACGGCATTGGTCGAACCTTTGCTCTGTGGGTCGACTGGATGGAAATCGAGCGAATTCCCCGTGATCCAGAAGAGAAGGCACCTGGGCTGGCCGCTTTGAGTCAAATCCCCTTGGATGACAAATCTGAGGCCCCCAAGCCTGCAGTGCTTCGCGCTGCACTGGAGCAGTTTGCTGTGGAAGCGTTTCGGGGGGACCAACCATCGCCACAATATATTGATCAACTGGTTGATATCTACCAGGCGTACCGTGAGCTTGGGGAGAAGCACAGCGATGCCCTGAAGGATACATTGGCCGTCATCCTCGCATCACCCATGTTTCTCTATCACTCGGAGCCTGGTGATGAAAGTCAGGCAAGACCCCTTAATGATCGAGAACTTGCGAATCGCCTGGCCTATTTTCTCTGGGGCGCTCCACCTGATCGCGAACTCATCGAGTTGGCAGACGAGGGAAAGCTGAAAAATGAAGAAACCTTGGCCAAACAGGCCACGCGTCTTTTGGAAGATCCGCGTGCTCGGGATTCGATCGATGCACTGGCTTATCAATGGCTCGGACTAGAGCGTCTCGATTTCTTTCAGGTGAATATGGATCGTCACCCCCGCTTCGATAACAGCACGCGTATGGAAGCTTGCCGCGAGATCTATGAGATGGTCGCGTATCTTGCAGCAACCGATGGCAAGCTTACCGATCTATTGCAATGTGATTACGCCGTCATCAATGGTGTATTAGCCAATTACTACGGAATCGATGGTGTTCATGGCGATGACTTTCGCCCCGTACCCCTGCCCAAGGACTCGCCACGCGGTGGGCTGCTGGGAATGGCTGCCGTTCATTTAATGGGAAGTAATGGCGATACCACCAGTCCAGTCGAACGTGGAGCATGGGTGCTGCGGAAACTACTTCACGATCCACCACCGCCAGCTCCTGCCAATGTTCCGCAGCTCGCACGACTGGCCGGAAAGCCATTGACGACTCAGCAGAGATTGACGGCCCACCAGGAGGAACCGCAGTGTGCCAGTTGTCATCGCAAGATTGATCCGATTGGTTTTGGGCTTGAAAACTTTGACGCTGTCGGTGCCTGGCGAGTCGAAGACAGCTTTCAGGCTCGGGATGATAACGGGAAACCGGTACCCGATGGAAAGATTGCGTGGAGAATCGACCCGGCCGGGAAACTTCACAGAGGTCCGTCGTTTGCGAACTTCATCGAATTGCGACAGGTGATTGCCGGTCGTGAAGAGGAATTCAGCCGAGGATTCACTGAAGCGCTCATCCAGTATGCATTGGGTCGTCCAGTAGGTTTCTCGGACGAACAACTGATTGAAGACATCTTGCAGCAGGCACGAAGCGAAGGCTATGCGATTCGCTCCTTTGTGCACGCTTTGGTCAACAGCAAAGAATTTCAAACGAAATAA
- a CDS encoding sigma-70 family RNA polymerase sigma factor: MNEINQHTLQVQQLFVQYQPELRAFALVLSADFVQADDALQETFLTVTAKASEFDLESNFLAWSRAILRFKILEARKRNKLPTVDCLDSLIASCPENWGSTERMQMLTECVEALAPKSREIIAMRYQREHSPTQIAELLDRSVNSVNVALSKARQALRECMDRQLSLGNS, encoded by the coding sequence ATGAATGAAATCAACCAACACACCCTGCAAGTCCAACAGCTATTTGTGCAATATCAGCCGGAACTACGGGCTTTTGCCTTGGTACTAAGTGCTGATTTTGTCCAGGCCGATGATGCGTTGCAGGAGACATTCCTGACCGTCACCGCCAAGGCCTCGGAATTTGACTTGGAAAGTAATTTCCTGGCGTGGAGTCGGGCTATTTTGCGATTCAAAATTCTGGAAGCCCGCAAGAGAAATAAATTGCCGACAGTTGATTGCCTTGATTCGCTGATTGCATCATGTCCCGAGAATTGGGGTAGCACAGAGCGGATGCAAATGCTGACGGAATGCGTCGAGGCTCTCGCGCCGAAGTCACGAGAGATTATCGCCATGCGTTATCAGCGAGAGCATTCACCAACGCAGATTGCTGAGTTGCTCGATCGGTCGGTGAATTCGGTCAATGTTGCGTTAAGCAAGGCGCGTCAGGCATTACGGGAATGCATGGATCGTCAACTTAGTCTAGGAAATTCGTAA
- a CDS encoding carboxypeptidase-like regulatory domain-containing protein, whose product MQKPAIALLLVLLALSVNEGCSSRDPNLPNLGEVSGTVTLDEKPLPNVSVAFESQSGQVSFAKTDDEGHYELIFRDGVIGAEVGRNTVRIETVQDAPPGPGYRDPIPAKYNRDTKLVVEVAEGENTHDFVLSSK is encoded by the coding sequence ATGCAGAAGCCAGCAATTGCTTTGCTGTTGGTACTATTGGCTCTTTCGGTCAACGAAGGCTGTTCCAGCAGAGACCCCAATCTTCCAAACCTGGGAGAGGTTAGCGGAACGGTTACGCTCGATGAAAAGCCGCTTCCAAACGTTTCCGTAGCATTTGAATCGCAAAGTGGGCAAGTCTCCTTCGCCAAAACGGACGATGAAGGCCACTACGAGTTGATATTCCGCGATGGAGTCATTGGAGCGGAAGTGGGTCGCAATACGGTTCGTATCGAGACCGTCCAAGATGCTCCTCCTGGACCTGGGTATCGCGATCCGATTCCAGCTAAGTACAACCGCGATACCAAGTTAGTGGTCGAGGTAGCCGAAGGAGAAAACACGCACGACTTCGTGCTTTCCTCGAAATAA
- a CDS encoding DUF1552 domain-containing protein, translating into MFSANPTRRQVLRSATAAVALPFLESLGFRRFASAATPVEVPKRIVFLGFGWGVTEESWYPDKNVPGADYELPDGLRPLARHKSDFSIVQGLRNKFSVEGHAGSTWWLTGANPYAQPGQSYCNTISADQVAANEFGRFTRFASLQLNHSEGNDSSGHGPGLSLAWDASGKPIGGENGPLATYHRLFSKDSMPIEHRRKLIAQKRSVLDTVLENARSVKRGLGEDDVQKLDEYFDGIRNIETRLSKDEKWMDKPRPEAPFGEPNSSLSGRDEIKMMYELMVAAFRTDSTRVITYRQPVSSLLTSIGNKVAPHDMSHYHSTRGEKLVCSQVRDSTQSALLAGLIDQLKETREADGSRLFDNMVLAYGSNISTGHNLTNCPTLITGGGAGINLGKNIVVEKDTPLCNAWLTLLQGIGVPAQRHGDSTGVVPAMLS; encoded by the coding sequence ATGTTTTCAGCCAATCCAACGCGAAGACAAGTGCTTCGATCGGCAACAGCGGCAGTCGCTCTTCCTTTCTTGGAGTCGCTTGGTTTTCGACGTTTTGCCAGCGCGGCGACGCCTGTCGAAGTGCCAAAACGTATTGTATTTCTCGGCTTTGGCTGGGGTGTCACTGAAGAGTCTTGGTATCCCGATAAGAATGTTCCTGGGGCAGACTACGAGTTGCCTGATGGGCTGAGGCCCCTCGCACGTCACAAGTCGGACTTCTCGATCGTCCAAGGGCTGCGGAACAAGTTCTCGGTCGAAGGGCATGCTGGCAGTACCTGGTGGTTAACGGGCGCGAATCCGTATGCTCAGCCTGGGCAAAGCTATTGCAATACGATCTCGGCGGATCAAGTTGCGGCAAATGAGTTTGGCCGCTTCACTCGATTCGCGTCGTTGCAACTGAACCACAGTGAAGGGAACGATAGCTCCGGTCATGGTCCGGGGCTCTCGTTGGCGTGGGATGCCAGCGGAAAGCCTATTGGAGGCGAGAATGGCCCCCTGGCCACTTATCATCGCTTGTTCTCAAAGGACTCGATGCCGATCGAACATCGACGCAAGTTGATCGCTCAGAAGCGAAGCGTGTTAGATACGGTGCTCGAGAATGCTCGCAGTGTAAAGCGTGGACTAGGAGAAGATGATGTCCAGAAACTGGACGAATACTTCGATGGAATCCGCAATATCGAAACGCGGCTGAGCAAGGATGAAAAGTGGATGGACAAGCCTCGGCCTGAGGCCCCATTCGGCGAGCCGAACTCGTCACTCTCGGGGCGTGATGAAATTAAGATGATGTATGAGCTGATGGTCGCTGCCTTCCGAACCGACAGTACCCGGGTCATCACATATCGTCAGCCGGTGTCCTCGCTGTTGACAAGCATTGGAAACAAAGTGGCGCCGCACGATATGAGCCATTATCACTCCACACGCGGCGAGAAGCTGGTTTGCTCGCAGGTGAGAGATAGTACGCAGAGTGCGCTTTTGGCGGGACTCATCGATCAACTGAAAGAAACCCGTGAGGCCGACGGGAGTCGACTGTTCGACAATATGGTGCTTGCCTACGGAAGCAATATCAGCACTGGGCATAACCTGACGAACTGTCCGACCCTCATCACCGGCGGTGGCGCTGGAATCAACCTCGGCAAGAACATCGTCGTCGAAAAGGACACTCCCTTGTGCAATGCCTGGCTAACTCTTTTGCAAGGCATCGGCGTCCCTGCCCAGCGTCATGGCGACAGCACCGGCGTGGTGCCGGCAATGCTGAGTTGA
- a CDS encoding DUF1559 domain-containing protein, translating to MSIRKHRSPLSKCGFTLVELLVVIAIIGVLIALLLPAVQQAREAARRMSCSNNMKQIGLALHNYHDTFNILPPAFVDTNPDMNSPIDSADNKNALAWSVLILPFIEQSALHDQIGNETGGFAYNWYDKNHDDTLSDPIDSAKVGLEAYSCPSDTMPLLNSFRGGFGKTNYKTNSGNNAARDKKGIMWANSDLGFRDITDGTTNTMMVGEACATEEAGVSNCGGTPCRFSGGLWIGPRKAPSAATWHTGVYSMDVVSFGGSGANMLINRSAATWGDDWISSSTHPGGIMSVQCDGSVRFIQENIELATYRRLRDRSDGEVLGEY from the coding sequence ATGAGTATACGTAAGCATCGATCTCCGCTTTCAAAGTGTGGCTTTACGTTGGTTGAGCTCCTGGTGGTTATTGCAATCATCGGCGTATTGATCGCGTTGCTGCTACCTGCCGTTCAGCAGGCACGTGAAGCAGCTCGTCGCATGAGTTGCTCGAACAACATGAAGCAAATCGGTTTAGCGCTGCACAACTATCACGATACGTTCAACATCTTGCCTCCGGCGTTTGTTGACACGAATCCGGACATGAACAGCCCAATTGATTCGGCCGACAACAAAAATGCGCTCGCATGGAGCGTGTTAATTCTGCCGTTCATCGAGCAGAGTGCGTTGCATGATCAGATCGGTAACGAAACCGGTGGCTTTGCTTACAACTGGTACGACAAGAATCACGACGACACGCTGAGCGACCCGATCGATTCTGCTAAGGTCGGGCTCGAAGCGTATAGCTGTCCTTCCGATACGATGCCCCTGCTCAATAGCTTCCGTGGCGGATTCGGTAAGACGAATTACAAAACGAATTCCGGCAACAATGCTGCTCGTGACAAGAAGGGCATCATGTGGGCCAATTCGGATCTAGGTTTTCGTGATATTACCGACGGCACCACGAATACGATGATGGTTGGCGAAGCGTGCGCTACCGAAGAAGCTGGCGTCTCCAATTGTGGTGGTACACCTTGTAGGTTTTCCGGCGGTCTTTGGATCGGCCCTCGTAAAGCTCCGTCGGCAGCCACATGGCACACCGGTGTGTACTCGATGGATGTGGTGAGCTTCGGTGGTTCCGGGGCAAACATGCTGATCAACCGTTCCGCAGCCACTTGGGGCGATGACTGGATCAGTTCGAGCACGCATCCAGGAGGCATCATGTCCGTTCAGTGCGACGGGTCCGTTCGCTTCATCCAAGAGAATATCGAGTTGGCTACCTATCGCCGGCTGCGTGACCGAAGCGACGGTGAGGTCCTGGGCGAGTACTAA